A stretch of the Denticeps clupeoides chromosome 6, fDenClu1.1, whole genome shotgun sequence genome encodes the following:
- the LOC114792442 gene encoding pterin-4-alpha-carbinolamine dehydratase 2 isoform X2: MGWLMFTGRPGRLCPNVFGKLGSGVLPALSAEMATGTSWLPPAERQQRLLELKATGWVELEERDAVYKELTFKTFNQVQITLTTHSCGGLSEKDVTLAKFIDQVALTM, encoded by the exons ATGGGGTGGTTAATGTTTACTGGTAGGCCTGGTCGCCTATGCCCAAACGTTTTTGGTAAACTGGGCAGTGGCGTTTTGCCCGCGCTTTCCGCTGAAATG GCCACAGGCACAAGCTGGCTGCCCCCAGCAGAGAGGCAACAGCGGCTGCTGGAGCTGAAGGCCACAGGCTGGGTGGAGCTGGAAGAGAGGGATGCTGTTTATAAGGAGCTCACATTCAAAACCTTCAACCAG GTCCAGATTACTCTAACTACGCACAGTTGCGGAGGACTGTCCGAGAAAGACGTCACTCTGGCCAAGTTCATCGATCAAGTGGCCCTGACGATGTAG
- the LOC114792442 gene encoding pterin-4-alpha-carbinolamine dehydratase 2 isoform X1 gives MGWLMFTGRPGRLCPNVFGKLGSGVLPALSAEMATGTSWLPPAERQQRLLELKATGWVELEERDAVYKELTFKTFNQAFGFMSRVALQAERMNHHPEWFNVYNKVQITLTTHSCGGLSEKDVTLAKFIDQVALTM, from the exons ATGGGGTGGTTAATGTTTACTGGTAGGCCTGGTCGCCTATGCCCAAACGTTTTTGGTAAACTGGGCAGTGGCGTTTTGCCCGCGCTTTCCGCTGAAATG GCCACAGGCACAAGCTGGCTGCCCCCAGCAGAGAGGCAACAGCGGCTGCTGGAGCTGAAGGCCACAGGCTGGGTGGAGCTGGAAGAGAGGGATGCTGTTTATAAGGAGCTCACATTCAAAACCTTCAACCAG GCGTTTGGCTTCATGTCTCGAGTGGCGCTGCAGGCGGAGAGGatgaaccatcaccctgagtggttCAATGTTTAtaacaag GTCCAGATTACTCTAACTACGCACAGTTGCGGAGGACTGTCCGAGAAAGACGTCACTCTGGCCAAGTTCATCGATCAAGTGGCCCTGACGATGTAG
- the LOC114792499 gene encoding heat shock factor protein-like, translating to MKQTCAVPAFLSKLWTLIEDHSTNDLICWSQDGTSFLVLDEVAFSKEVLPLYFKHSNMTSFVRQLNMYGFHKVIHIDTGLPSQGGHPHSVEFRHVHFRRSQAYLLGFIRRKVSMSRVDEASGRLPQALLQVSQVKSWCDSSNARLLSLCRDNETLWKEIDCLRQKHQQLHQVIRKIVCFIANTVQANRIQGLKRKLPMIDSMGEIPPAAKYRRCGNAQSEQSHTQLDSASGDGLYSNRMILSDITQLMQPRLRVQKSMSMEGLPAVLTELLTSETPVEFPFSSADVPTVSDQAQGASEAFLPVILDIPSMSADVPSLSPEHLSAEHPASHLLVKTEQQEPSQQRETPSGQKPRTVTFPSEQSHTHSQVDSVDPRYSNSAFLSDVSRLLLPQANLSRSPSLESLPAVLTEILSTAALSEMSASTDIPSEDIQPAGCPPMDLPFVADMPPISPGALSESDEIPSVDLALSLLMEPEAQEPSENSAERYDLDPLTLIDSSLAAISSGLPASDSLDLLSELLCPMDSQPDNRNTKAATPQRKPGAQRGFEEQSHKLTAANTGPMMCEPEICADEEDEEDEDVTSSDILPSLLQLAQEASALSCTSDIRRGHR from the exons ATGAAGCAGACGTGCGCGGTCCCTGCTTTCCTCAGCAAACTCTGGACACTGATTGAGGATCATTCAACTAATGACCTCATCTGCTGGAGTCAA GATGGCACCAGTttccttgtcctggatgagGTTGCCTTCAGCAAGGAGGTCCTGCCACTCTACTTCAAACACAGCAACATGACCAGCTTTGTGCGGCAGCTCAACATGT atgGATTCCACAAGGTGATCCACATTGACACAGGTTTGCCGAGCCAGGGCGGGCACCCCCACAGTGTGGAGTTTCGCCATGTACACTTCCGCCGCTCTCAAGCTTACCTGCTTGGATTCATCCGCAGGAAG GTGTCCATGAGTCGTGTTGATGAGGCCTCGGGGCGACTTCCTCAGGCTCTCCTGCAAGTGTCCCAGGTGAAGAGCTGGTGTGACTCCTCCAATGCCAGACTCCTGTCTCTGTGCAG agatAACGAGACCCTTTGGAAAGAAATCGATTGTCTGCGCCAAAAGCACCAGCAGCTACACCAGGTCATTCGTAAG ATTGTTTGCTTCATTGCAAACACGGTCCAGGCCAACAGGATCCAAGGCCTCAAGAGAAAGCT GCCCATGATTGACAGCATGGGAGAGATTCCCCCTGCAGCGAAGTACAGACGTTGCGGCAACGCTCAGTCGGAACAGAGCCACACACAA CTGGACTCTGCCTCAGGGGATGGTCTTTATTCAAACCGAATGATCCTCTCTGACATCACTCAACTGATGCAGCCAAGGCTCAGAGTTCAGAA GTCCATGTCTATGGAAGGTCTTCCTGCCGTCCTGACTGAACTCCTCACTTCTGAAACGCCCGTGGAGTTCCCATTCTCATCTGCAGACGTTCCCACTGTCTCTGATCAAGCACAGGGTGCATCTGAGGCATTTCTGCCTGTGATCCTGGATATCCCGTCTATGTCTGCAGATGTACCATCTTTGTCCCCTGAACATTTGTCTGCAGAACACCCAGCTTCTCATCTTCTCGTAAAGACTGAGCAACAGGAACCATCACAGCAAAG AGAAACTCCTTCTGGACAGAAGCCTCGAACGGTCACTTTTCCGTCTGAGCAAAGCCACACACAC TCTCAGGTTGACTCAGTGGACCCTCGGTACTCAAACTCAGCCTTCCTGTCGGACGTGAGCCGACTGCTGCTGCCTCAGGCCAATCTCAGCAG ATCCCCATCACTGGAGAGTCTTCCGGCTGTGCTCACCGAGATCCTCAGCACAGCAGCTCTGTCTGAGATGTCTGCATCCACTGATATTCCATCTGAGGACATTCAGCCTGCAGGATGTCCACCCATGGACCTTCCATTTGTGGCAGACATGCCACCCATTTCTCCAGGGGCTCTGTCTGAGTCTGATGAAATTCCCTCTGTAGACTTGGCCCTGTCCCTGCTTATGGAGCCTGAGGCTCAAGAACCTTCAGAGAACAGTGCAGAGAG ATATGACCTTGACCCTCTGACCCTGATAGACTCCAGCCTGGCCGCCATAAGCTCAGGCCTGCCTGCTTCTGATAGCCTGGACCTTCTGTCTGAG cTCTTATGCCCCATGGATAGTCAGCCAGATAACAGAAACACTAAGGCAGCAACACCACAGAGGAAACCTGGGGCCCAGCGAGGGTTTGAAGAACAGTCACACAAGCtaacag CTGCCAACACTGGGCCCATGATGTGCGAGCCTGAGATTTGtgctgatgaagaggatgaggaggacgaggaTGTCACCAGCTCGGACATACTGCCCTCTTTACTGCAGCTGGCACAGGAGGCTTCTGCACTGAGCTGCACCTCTGACATCCGCCGCGGTCATCGCTGA
- the LOC114792500 gene encoding cytokine receptor common subunit gamma-like, translating to MERRILCGFILSSVLAAQRVRGASAVPDVSCYIVNLEYVNCTWNLVRNPEVNYTFFGRFGTLKPTTVCPSYMWYKDVAVGCRFPCERSDHFNEFYSTLQGNGSMHNQTLRLKDRVKLNPPTNLTVEWKDDNLLLHWVTGSSVHCYEYEIQYSRNDQWKDSTKLNGGNEFMLALPSNTSRYEFKVRVRIGEACGLSTLWSEWSPIVAWGNSTAVNEIKRPSSSYVIQTVCGVMAAALLILLSFLLVRSERLRVILVPVVPNPVKNLVELIDTYNGNVEKWLCIYKGMEEGFKPNFTERVCSVQEYQGNEDSSEGLTIYSEDTDCPSLCSNSSSSTMPSMAESELHASV from the exons ATGGAGCGCAGGATCCTGTGCGGGTTTATTCTGTCCTCGGTCCTCGCAGCTCAGCGTGTTCGTGGCGCTTCGGCGGTGCCAG ATGTGAGCTGCTATATTGTCAATCTGGAGTACGTAAACTGCACATGGAACCTGGTCAGAAACCCTGAAGTCAACTATACGTTTTTTGGCAG gTTTGGGACATTAAAGCCTACAACTGTATGCCCATCATATATGTGGTATAAGGATGTGGCTGTGGGCTGCAGGTTCCCTTGCGAACGTTCAGATCATTTCAATGAGTTCTACAGTACACTGCAGGGCAACGGCTCCATGCACAATCAGACGCTTCGTTTGAAAGACAGAG TGAAACTCAATCCACCCACCAACCTGACTGTGGAATGGAAGGACGACAATCTTCTGTTGCACTGGGTCACAGGATCCTCAGTGCACTGCTACGAGTACGAGATTCAGTACAGTCGCAATGACCAGTGGAAG gaCTCAACTAAACTGAATGGTGGAAATGAGTTCATGTTGGCTTTGCCCTCCAACACAAGTCGCTATGAGTTTAAGGTGCGAGTTCGTATAGGAGAGGCCTGTGGTTTGTCTACTCTCTGGAGTGAGTGGAGCCCCATCGTGGCCTGGGGTAACAGCACAGCTGTGAACG AAATAAAAAGACCCAGCAGTTCTTACGTGATTCAGACGGTCTGTGGGGTTATGGCCGCTGCCCTGCTGATCCTGCTCTCCTTCCTGCTGGTGCGCAGTGAGAG gCTGAGGGTCATCCTTGTTCCTGTGGTACCAAATCCTGTGAAGAACCTTGTTGAGCTTATTGACACATACAATGGCAACGTAGAG AAATGGCTTTGCATCTACAAAGGGATGGAAGAGGGCTTCAAACCCAACTTCACAGAGCGTGTATGCTCCGTGCAGGAGTACCAGGGCAATGAAGACAGCAGCGAGGGTCTGACCATCTACAGCGAGGACACAGACTGCCCGTCCCTCTGCTCCAACTCGTCCAGCTCCACCATGCCCAGCATGGCAGAATCTGAGCTGCACGCATCTGTCTGA